Proteins encoded within one genomic window of Rhinoderma darwinii isolate aRhiDar2 chromosome 5, aRhiDar2.hap1, whole genome shotgun sequence:
- the PABPC1 gene encoding polyadenylate-binding protein 1 encodes MNPSAPSYPMASLYVGDLHPDVTEAMLYEKFSPAGPILSIRVCRDMITRRSLGYAYVNFQQPADAERALDTMNFDVIKGKPVRIMWSQRDPSLRKSGVGNIFIKNLDKSIDNKALYDTFSAFGNILSCKVVCDENGSKGYGFVHFETQEAAERAIDKMNGMLLNDRKVFVGRFKSRKEREAELGARAKEFTNVYIKNFGEDMDDERLKEMFGKYGPALSVKVMTDDGGKSKGFGFVSFERHEDAQKAVDDMNGKDMNGKAIYVGRAQKKVERQTELKRKFEQMKQDRITRYQGVNLYVKNLDDGIDDERLRKEFSPFGTITSAKVMMEGGRSKGFGFVCFSSPEEATKAVTEMNGRIVATKPLYVALAQRKEERQAHLTNQYMQRMASVRAVPNPVINPYQPPPSSYFMAAIPPAQNRAAYYPAGQIAQLRPSPRWTAQGARPHPFQNMPGGIRPAAPRPPTFGAMRPTSSLPRVVSAQRVANTSTQTMGPRPATAAAAAAATSTVRSVPQYKYAAGVRNPQQHLNAQPQVAMQQPAVHVQGQEPLTASMLASAPPQEQKQMLGERLFPLIQNMHPTLAGKITGMLLEIDNSELLHMLESPESLRSKVDEAVAVLQAHQAKEAAQKVVNPTGVAAV; translated from the exons ATGAATCCAAGTGCTCCCAGTTATCCTATGGCATCCCTATATGTTGGAGACCTCCACCCAGATGTCACAGAGGCTATGCTGTATGAAAAGTTCAGTCCTGCGGGTCCCATTTTGTCAATCAGAGTATGCAGAGACATGATTACCCGTCGATCTCTTGGCTATGCCTACGTCAACTTCCAGCAACCAGCAGATG CTGAACGTGCATTGGACACCATGAACTTTGATGTCATTAAGGGCAAGCCTGTTCGCATTATGTGGTCTCAGCGTGACCCATCTCTCCGTAAGAGCGGTGTTGGCAACATTTTCATCAAAAACCTTGACAAATCGATTGATAACAAAGCCCTATACGATACATTTTCTGCTTTTGGCAATATCCTATCTTGCAAG GTCGTTTGTGATGAAAATGGATCTAAGGGCTATGGATTTGTACATTTTGAGACCCAGGAAGCTGCAGAGAGGGCGATTGACAAGATGAACGGCATGCTTTTAAATGACCGCAAAGT GTTTGTTGGCCGCTTCAAGTCACGCAAAGAACGAGAAGCTGAACTTGGCGCTAGAGCTAAAGAGTTCACTAATGTTTATATTAAGAACTTTGGTGAAGACATGGATGATGAACGGCTCAAGGAAATGTTTGGCAAATATG GACCAGCTCTTAGTGTTAAAGTTATGACTGATGATGGTGGGAAGTCCAAGGGATTTGGCTTTGTCAGCTTCGAGAGACATGAGGATGCCCAAAAA GCAGTGGATGACATGAATGGTAAAGACATGAATGGGAAGGCTATTTATGTTGGAAGAGCCCAGAAGAAGGTTGAGAGGCAAACTGAGCTGAAGAGAAAGTTTGAACAAATGAAGCAAGACCGAATAACCAGATATCAG GGCGTTAATCTCTATGTAAAAAATCTTGATGATGGAATTGATGATGAAAGACTGCGAAAAGAATTCTCTCCTTTTGGTACCATTACCAGTGCTAAG GTTATGATGGAAGGCGGACGCAGCAAAGGGTTTGGTTTCGTCTGCTTCTCCTCTCCAGAAGAGGCAACCAAAGCTGTCACAGAAATGAATGGTAGGATTGTAGCTACCAAGCCGTTGTATGTTGCCCTGGCACAGCGCAAGGAGGAACGTCAAGCCCATCTGACCAACCAGTATATGCAGAGGATGGCCAGTGTCAGGGCAGTACCCAACCCGGTCATCAATCCTTATCAGCCACCACCATCCAGCTATTTCATGGCAGCTATTCCACCG gcTCAAAATCGTGCTGCATACTACCCAGCTGGACAAATAGCTCAGCTAAGGCCTAGTCCCCGTTGGACAGCGCAAGGTGCTAGACCTCACC CATTCCAGAATATGCCAGGAGGCATCAGACCTGCTGCTCCAAGGCCACCAACTTTCGGCGCAATGAGACCAACTTCTTCACTCCCACGTGTTGTATCAGCTCAGCGTGTTG CAAATACTTCAACCCAAACAATGGGACCTCGTCCTGCAACCGCAGCTGCTGCAGCAGCGGCCACTTCCACGGTGCGCTCAGTTCCTCAGTATAAATATGCCGCAGGTGTTCGTAATCCTCAGCAACACCTTAATGCTCAGCCACAAGTTGCTATGCAGCAG CCTGCTGTCCATGTACAAGGACAAGAGCCCCTCACTGCCTCGATGCTGGCCTCTGCTCCTCCACAGGAACAGAAACAAATGCTGG GTGAGCGTCTCTTCCCCCTCATTCAAAACATGCACCCAACGCTGGCTGGTAAAATCACGGGAATGTTGCTGGAGATTGATAATTCAGAGCTTCTCCACATGCTGGAGTCACCAGAATCTCTCCGTTCCAAG GTTgatgaagctgttgctgtgctgcaAGCCCATCAGGCCAAGGAAGCTGCGCAGAAGGTTGTGAACCCTACGGGAGTGGCAGCCGTCTAA